In Candidatus Nitronauta litoralis, one DNA window encodes the following:
- a CDS encoding glycosyltransferase family 2 protein, with the protein MAHDITLIVTNWNGRDLLRECLPTLKRAVENDPAHSYEVMVIDDCGSDDSLSVLEKDFPWVRAEKTPRNLGFQGANNHAAKLADSPVIMLLNNDIKLHPESLSHLAKHFDDRDNPVFAASGRIYDFDETSFLYGNRGGYFRHGHFHLYEKDAFDKSQTLFACGGAMMVDRERYLELGGFDSLYHPLYYEEIDLSYRALKRGWEVVYDPESIAYHKVRGTITRQKKLKQIGRISARNNYLFVIKNILNDELTREFLWAIPLYLLRDLFSGRFRFWAAIFMALPRLPQALKSRKREKTETVFDDGEILNKINSGRHNRKPAPKSTSSLENQVLPVSL; encoded by the coding sequence ATGGCACACGACATCACCTTAATCGTCACCAACTGGAACGGCAGGGACCTGCTTCGAGAATGCCTGCCCACCCTCAAACGTGCGGTTGAGAATGACCCGGCTCACTCCTATGAAGTGATGGTGATTGATGATTGCGGTTCCGATGACAGCCTCTCCGTACTGGAAAAAGACTTTCCATGGGTCCGGGCGGAAAAAACCCCGCGCAACCTGGGATTTCAGGGAGCCAACAACCATGCAGCGAAGCTTGCTGATTCTCCGGTTATCATGCTGCTCAATAACGATATTAAACTCCATCCTGAATCCCTGAGCCACCTGGCAAAACATTTCGATGACCGGGACAATCCTGTCTTTGCCGCAAGTGGACGAATCTACGATTTTGATGAAACCAGCTTTCTGTATGGAAACCGGGGCGGGTATTTCAGACACGGACATTTTCACCTTTACGAAAAAGATGCTTTTGATAAAAGCCAGACCCTGTTTGCCTGCGGTGGCGCGATGATGGTTGATCGGGAGCGCTATCTGGAACTGGGAGGATTCGATTCGCTTTACCACCCTCTTTATTATGAAGAAATCGACCTGTCTTATCGTGCCCTGAAGCGCGGCTGGGAGGTGGTCTATGACCCTGAATCGATTGCCTATCATAAAGTGCGCGGTACCATCACCCGGCAGAAAAAACTAAAGCAGATTGGCCGGATATCAGCCCGCAACAATTACCTGTTCGTCATTAAAAACATACTGAACGATGAATTGACCCGGGAATTTCTATGGGCGATTCCACTTTATTTGCTGCGTGATCTTTTTTCAGGACGGTTTCGTTTCTGGGCTGCAATTTTTATGGCCCTGCCCCGTTTACCCCAGGCCCTGAAAAGCCGGAAACGGGAAAAAACCGAGACTGTCTTTGATGACGGGGAAATCCTCAACAAGATCAACAGCGGCCGCCACAATCGGAAGCCAGCGCCTAAAAGCACCAGTTCCCTGGAAAACCAGGTTCTTCCTGTTTCCCTTTAA
- a CDS encoding L-2-amino-thiazoline-4-carboxylic acid hydrolase, whose amino-acid sequence MNEEANLTQGTEDEEEEVLERLIPEEDDDTPPPDRADRVKPIFDLLKADKVEINFDDIRTNFNRLWQYEDGDDLPEDEQHLLTVALFIYLAHLALDDFNIHTVKARGIVTQALTEWTREETEKQVAEEKASDNPFKTFVDNGEARMDAMYSWRGFLRDTKKATDKNWDFKMKKCWFHSFFIRYGRVDFIESACDFDRIPWKAREDYVDLKLSNTFSKLGSFCQFKYSPAK is encoded by the coding sequence ATGAACGAAGAAGCCAATTTAACTCAGGGAACAGAAGACGAAGAGGAAGAAGTTCTTGAACGACTGATCCCGGAGGAAGATGACGATACCCCCCCACCGGATCGAGCGGATCGAGTAAAACCTATTTTCGACTTATTAAAAGCCGACAAGGTCGAAATCAATTTTGATGACATCCGAACCAATTTTAACCGTCTTTGGCAATATGAAGATGGCGATGATTTACCTGAAGATGAACAGCATCTTTTGACCGTGGCTCTGTTCATTTATCTCGCTCATCTGGCTCTTGACGATTTCAATATCCACACCGTCAAAGCACGCGGAATTGTCACTCAAGCACTCACGGAATGGACTCGGGAAGAAACTGAAAAGCAGGTTGCTGAAGAAAAAGCAAGCGACAATCCATTCAAAACATTTGTGGACAATGGTGAAGCTCGTATGGACGCCATGTATTCATGGAGAGGTTTTTTAAGAGATACCAAAAAAGCCACGGACAAGAACTGGGATTTTAAAATGAAAAAATGCTGGTTCCATTCCTTTTTCATTCGTTATGGCCGAGTGGACTTTATCGAGTCTGCCTGCGACTTTGATCGCATCCCCTGGAAAGCGCGCGAGGATTATGTTGATCTGAAACTCTCCAACACCTTCTCCAAGTTGGGAAGTTTTTGCCAGTTTAAATACTCTCCAGCGAAATAA
- a CDS encoding FAD-dependent oxidoreductase yields MDNQRFDIVIVGAGVIGHSIAFRLLRTEPGLKIAIVGDPVNSLMASRAAAGMLAPFCECYQPDRFFEFCRASLEKYPSFVQELQKVSEVKVPLSMAGSIMPYKSVEDQWDNRLAFFKDQNIPHEVWTAESVKSRLPFLAEGCGPVLWVEEGQINNRRLHDALMVASKNLGAAVINANVTGFVHDSTRIDRVVTDSGDIESERFVLASGSWSQQLAGVLGVSLPLKPIKGQMCRLRVEDSKLPYTVHGFLTYIAPWREGNGFVIGSTMEDDGFNPVVEEKVIQKLIEDAAEILPCLKTAPLIESWSGLRPAAEDQMPIMGKSARYSNLFYSTGHFRNGILQTPNQADYMAASILNTLKEPVPEFSPVRYGL; encoded by the coding sequence ATGGATAATCAGCGTTTTGATATTGTCATTGTTGGTGCTGGGGTCATAGGCCACAGCATCGCATTTCGCCTTCTGAGGACCGAACCGGGGCTAAAAATAGCTATTGTTGGAGATCCGGTAAATTCGCTCATGGCATCCCGGGCTGCAGCGGGTATGCTGGCTCCTTTTTGTGAATGTTACCAGCCGGACCGGTTTTTTGAGTTTTGCCGTGCTTCGCTTGAAAAATACCCCTCATTTGTCCAGGAATTACAGAAAGTCAGCGAGGTCAAGGTCCCGCTTTCCATGGCAGGATCGATCATGCCCTATAAATCGGTTGAGGACCAATGGGACAATCGTCTGGCATTTTTTAAAGACCAGAACATTCCACATGAGGTATGGACTGCTGAATCGGTAAAATCACGTTTACCTTTTCTTGCAGAAGGTTGTGGCCCTGTCCTCTGGGTGGAAGAAGGCCAGATCAATAACCGGAGATTGCATGATGCCCTGATGGTGGCTTCCAAAAACCTGGGAGCTGCGGTGATCAATGCTAATGTTACGGGTTTTGTCCATGACAGTACCCGGATTGATAGGGTGGTGACCGATTCAGGTGATATCGAGAGCGAGCGTTTTGTTCTTGCATCGGGCAGCTGGTCCCAACAACTGGCAGGGGTTCTCGGTGTATCGCTGCCTCTCAAACCCATTAAGGGGCAGATGTGTCGGTTGCGGGTGGAAGACAGCAAACTTCCCTACACAGTTCATGGGTTCCTCACGTACATCGCGCCCTGGCGGGAGGGAAATGGATTTGTCATTGGCTCGACGATGGAGGACGATGGGTTCAACCCCGTAGTTGAAGAAAAAGTGATCCAGAAACTCATTGAAGATGCAGCAGAGATTTTACCCTGTCTGAAAACAGCACCGCTTATTGAATCCTGGTCAGGTCTGCGGCCTGCTGCAGAAGATCAGATGCCGATCATGGGCAAAAGCGCACGCTACTCGAATTTATTTTATTCTACCGGGCACTTCAGAAATGGAATCCTTCAAACGCCCAATCAGGCGGATTATATGGCTGCGTCTATACTGAATACTCTGAAGGAGCCTGTTCCGGAATTTTCTCCGGTCCGGTATGGTTTGTGA
- the bioA gene encoding adenosylmethionine--8-amino-7-oxononanoate transaminase, with protein MNDPDLLLDLRNIWHPCTPSGDPEQTPLLLVDKAEGVYLIDREGNRYMDVISSWWVNLLGHNHPRLNKALSLQLEKMAHVMFAGITHEPAINLAENLVQLTPENLTRVFFSDNGSTSVEIALKMSLQYWRQAGRVKKNRFVYLKDGYHGETLGALSVCGSGLFRDKFDEVLMENIEVEGPDCLRCPFGLKRESCNAECFDSMKNTLETHHESLAGVVVEPLVQGAAGMKMYPPVYLKKLEDACEAVNVHVIFDEVATGFYRTGSRFVCEGHELNPNFLCLSKGITSGYLPLAATLTEDSIYEGFKGEFEDFNWFVHSHSYSANPLGCAVANETLSILEEPEFFESLGGKVKTMKESASLLEELPWCGEYRQTGMIGALELVQNQKDLTPFPIKQRVGYKIFKEGLKRGLFLRPLGNVVYFIPPYAISEEEIKLMVRSSAESVRTVLEKE; from the coding sequence ATGAACGACCCCGACCTTTTGCTGGATCTCAGAAATATCTGGCATCCCTGTACACCTTCTGGAGATCCGGAACAGACTCCTTTGCTATTGGTTGATAAGGCTGAAGGGGTTTATCTTATTGATCGGGAGGGGAATCGCTACATGGATGTTATCTCTTCCTGGTGGGTCAACCTTCTCGGGCACAATCATCCTCGTTTGAACAAGGCTTTAAGTTTGCAACTGGAAAAAATGGCCCACGTCATGTTCGCTGGTATCACTCACGAGCCTGCAATTAATCTGGCAGAAAACCTTGTTCAGTTGACACCGGAGAACCTGACCCGTGTTTTTTTCTCGGACAATGGATCAACATCAGTTGAGATTGCACTCAAGATGAGCCTGCAGTATTGGAGGCAGGCTGGAAGGGTAAAGAAAAACAGATTTGTTTATTTGAAAGATGGATATCACGGTGAAACCCTTGGGGCCTTGTCTGTTTGTGGCAGCGGATTGTTTCGCGACAAGTTCGATGAGGTGTTGATGGAGAACATAGAAGTTGAAGGTCCGGATTGCCTGCGATGTCCATTTGGCTTGAAAAGGGAATCCTGTAATGCAGAATGCTTTGATTCCATGAAAAATACCCTGGAGACGCATCATGAATCATTAGCCGGGGTGGTCGTGGAGCCACTGGTACAGGGGGCGGCTGGCATGAAGATGTATCCGCCAGTGTATTTAAAAAAACTGGAAGATGCCTGTGAAGCCGTCAATGTCCATGTGATATTTGATGAAGTGGCAACGGGGTTTTACAGGACGGGTTCGAGATTTGTTTGTGAAGGGCATGAGTTAAACCCAAACTTTCTGTGTTTATCCAAGGGTATTACCTCGGGTTACCTTCCCCTTGCTGCAACGTTGACGGAAGATTCAATTTATGAAGGGTTTAAGGGAGAGTTTGAAGATTTTAACTGGTTTGTGCATAGCCATAGCTATAGCGCAAATCCCCTGGGTTGTGCGGTTGCGAATGAAACGCTCTCAATTCTGGAAGAGCCTGAATTTTTTGAGTCTCTTGGAGGAAAAGTAAAAACTATGAAGGAGTCGGCTTCTTTGCTTGAAGAATTGCCCTGGTGTGGGGAATACCGACAGACCGGAATGATCGGTGCTTTGGAGCTGGTCCAGAATCAAAAAGATCTGACCCCATTTCCAATAAAACAACGGGTGGGGTACAAAATTTTCAAAGAAGGATTAAAGCGTGGATTGTTCTTGCGTCCACTGGGAAATGTTGTCTATTTCATTCCACCTTATGCGATAAGTGAAGAGGAAATAAAATTGATGGTCCGTTCGTCCGCAGAATCCGTTCGGACGGTACTTGAAAAGGAGTGA
- a CDS encoding 6-carboxytetrahydropterin synthase, which translates to MYEVIATTRFSAAHRLKYLDGKFENLHGHNWTATVTVSAREVNAMGVGIDFVELKKETDELLTKLDYQTINDVPPFDKLNPSAENIACWVYKELSKKLNTDAVKVKQVEIREMPDCGAIYFE; encoded by the coding sequence ATGTATGAAGTGATAGCCACAACCCGGTTTTCTGCAGCCCATAGACTGAAGTATCTTGACGGGAAATTTGAAAACCTGCATGGGCACAACTGGACTGCTACCGTTACCGTTTCTGCGCGGGAGGTAAACGCCATGGGAGTGGGCATTGATTTTGTCGAGCTGAAAAAAGAAACCGATGAACTGCTTACGAAACTGGATTACCAGACGATCAATGATGTTCCCCCATTTGACAAGCTGAATCCTTCAGCCGAAAACATTGCCTGCTGGGTGTATAAGGAGCTTTCGAAAAAATTAAATACCGATGCTGTGAAGGTGAAACAGGTTGAGATTCGTGAAATGCCAGATTGTGGTGCGATCTATTTTGAATAG
- a CDS encoding MMPL family transporter → MRRLLNWCFLKVTHRAPGRVLLIGLILSAISIWVAKDLRYDSRMDNLLPQELELVQEFHQVVDKTGGSGPLVVVLEGLEQAKAPPVLKVLAERLSNVEGTRFVDWKLPKEFLDNRQLLLASVSDLKKLENLMIGAVEFARTSFSNFFGSRELYNPGELQSLSDDYQIFDEINPFYKGKSQKRYYMFVQPKGAVTNTDFTQRFVDNIRTSIAESKLEEQHPGLAIRLTGSMIPRLEESKIIIQDLTRAAILAAILATALIFIYTRSWFSIPFTIFPLFISLTYTFALTRLIIGHVNIISGFLVAILMGLGIDYGIHLYIRFKQELLKGLSVEKAVELVVTQVGRSGTVAMCTTIGVFSLLIVSDFKGFSEFGVIASIGIVCAFFSYYFLFPAQVLFYDKIHWLQKPQPRLFSLRISNLYSNTPYFLSALFVLLMTASIFLIPKVEFEYDFEKLKGESPAAEYETETTDDFGFAFSPTVVVTHNKEDLFEIHRALEEIKRKFGDQTTIGIHSSLNLFSQREYDSKQEILKRIQKLFKKENDIIEISLGTTRFEKLKQLVNADPFDESAIPEVLKQRFAAGGEYVLLIFSPADKNFFDVRNIYQLDDEITELKSKLKEKGIQVQVLNENLIAAAIMDWVIEKGPMAMGVALTLVFIILLIDLRNPILALKTFLPLFTGLALTGALMALFNIKLNFINIVMLPSIVGIMIDHCIYLGHHILDDPSSDPINSVKETGSSILLSALTSLAGYMSLNVAHHAGIRSIAEVVEVGIITCTICALIMLPALFAWKNHRLKFVMSKKDLEKNID, encoded by the coding sequence ATGAGACGTCTTCTTAACTGGTGCTTTCTCAAAGTCACGCACAGAGCCCCGGGCAGGGTATTGCTCATTGGTTTGATATTAAGCGCAATTTCTATCTGGGTCGCCAAAGACCTTCGCTATGACTCTCGAATGGATAACCTGTTGCCGCAGGAGCTGGAACTGGTCCAGGAATTTCATCAGGTAGTCGATAAAACTGGCGGATCCGGACCGCTGGTGGTGGTCCTGGAAGGACTGGAGCAGGCTAAGGCGCCTCCCGTTTTAAAAGTTCTGGCCGAAAGGTTATCTAATGTGGAGGGAACGCGGTTTGTTGACTGGAAATTACCAAAAGAGTTTCTGGATAACCGGCAGCTTCTTCTGGCTTCTGTTTCAGACCTGAAAAAACTTGAAAACCTGATGATCGGCGCGGTGGAATTTGCCCGCACTTCTTTCAGTAATTTTTTCGGCAGCCGGGAATTGTACAATCCGGGCGAGTTGCAATCGCTTTCAGACGATTACCAGATATTTGATGAGATCAATCCGTTCTACAAGGGGAAAAGCCAGAAACGTTATTACATGTTCGTCCAGCCTAAAGGCGCAGTCACAAATACTGACTTCACCCAACGGTTTGTAGATAACATACGAACCTCTATAGCTGAATCAAAACTGGAGGAACAGCACCCGGGATTGGCTATTCGACTAACTGGGTCGATGATTCCCCGTCTTGAAGAAAGCAAAATCATCATTCAGGATTTGACCCGCGCGGCTATCCTTGCGGCTATCCTGGCAACAGCCTTGATCTTCATCTACACCCGCTCCTGGTTTTCTATCCCGTTCACGATCTTCCCCCTGTTTATTTCTCTGACCTACACCTTCGCCCTGACCCGTCTCATCATAGGCCACGTCAACATCATTTCCGGTTTTCTGGTTGCGATTTTAATGGGTCTGGGAATCGATTACGGAATTCACCTGTATATCCGGTTCAAACAGGAGCTCCTCAAAGGGTTGTCAGTAGAAAAAGCGGTAGAGCTGGTGGTTACACAAGTTGGGCGATCAGGAACGGTAGCGATGTGCACCACTATCGGAGTGTTTTCACTTCTAATTGTTTCGGACTTCAAAGGGTTTTCAGAATTCGGTGTAATAGCTTCGATTGGAATTGTCTGCGCATTTTTTTCCTATTACTTTCTGTTCCCAGCCCAGGTTTTGTTTTACGACAAAATCCATTGGCTACAAAAGCCACAACCTCGTTTATTTTCCTTAAGAATCTCTAATCTCTATAGCAATACCCCCTACTTCCTTTCCGCTTTGTTCGTTCTGTTGATGACGGCGAGCATTTTTCTAATCCCAAAAGTGGAATTTGAATACGACTTTGAAAAGCTTAAGGGAGAATCTCCAGCAGCGGAATACGAAACAGAAACGACGGATGATTTTGGATTCGCTTTTTCACCGACGGTTGTTGTCACGCACAACAAAGAGGACCTGTTCGAAATTCACCGTGCGCTGGAAGAAATCAAAAGAAAATTCGGGGACCAAACCACCATAGGGATTCACTCTTCGCTCAACCTTTTCAGCCAAAGGGAATACGATTCAAAACAGGAAATCCTGAAAAGGATTCAGAAGTTATTTAAGAAAGAAAATGACATCATCGAAATCTCACTAGGGACAACCCGTTTCGAAAAGTTAAAACAACTTGTCAATGCCGATCCTTTTGATGAAAGCGCAATCCCTGAAGTTCTCAAACAACGTTTTGCTGCAGGCGGTGAATATGTTCTCCTGATATTTTCCCCCGCGGACAAAAACTTTTTTGATGTCCGCAATATCTACCAGTTAGATGATGAAATCACAGAGCTCAAATCCAAACTAAAAGAAAAAGGCATCCAGGTTCAGGTGCTGAATGAAAACCTGATTGCTGCCGCCATAATGGACTGGGTCATCGAAAAAGGCCCGATGGCCATGGGAGTCGCGTTGACGCTTGTTTTCATCATCCTCTTGATAGACTTGCGCAACCCGATACTGGCACTTAAAACCTTTCTGCCATTATTTACGGGGCTGGCCTTAACCGGTGCTTTGATGGCCTTATTCAACATCAAACTGAATTTCATCAATATTGTGATGCTACCTTCAATCGTCGGCATCATGATTGACCATTGCATCTATCTTGGGCATCACATACTGGATGACCCTTCATCGGATCCGATCAACTCGGTTAAGGAAACCGGCAGTTCAATCCTGTTGTCCGCCTTGACCAGTCTGGCTGGCTATATGAGCCTGAATGTGGCACACCACGCAGGTATCCGCTCTATTGCAGAGGTAGTCGAAGTTGGCATCATCACCTGCACCATTTGCGCGCTCATCATGCTGCCAGCTCTGTTCGCCTGGAAAAATCACCGTTTGAAGTTTGTCATGTCAAAAAAGGATCTGGAAAAAAATATCGATTGA
- a CDS encoding CDP-alcohol phosphatidyltransferase family protein, giving the protein MAVNNSKDEITSHVLDDLVEPINRYAHVPIAGALVKPLTYTPITPNQVTLVSVLFGLAAAWEFSLGNVEGLLVGGLLFEASLILDCVDGQLARAKNMASDLGRLIDGVGGYIANLGVVVGIGLGFSETIPTLFGLTFITILRAIAYDYSKQAMTARIKDGEDWAQMEQDKIESQMKSTPSVLLTLYHGYLRFQRMVFEGRSGAANSSKKSWPTDQRIAFYKANKKVLSLWKWNGPDLVFFIMALGGVTGSLPALLLPLTIIAAAQLILTLYIHNTRIRYETSS; this is encoded by the coding sequence ATGGCTGTGAACAATTCCAAAGACGAAATAACTTCCCATGTCCTTGATGATCTTGTCGAACCCATAAATCGATACGCGCACGTCCCGATAGCCGGAGCTTTGGTCAAACCCTTAACATATACACCGATCACCCCAAATCAAGTAACTCTGGTTTCCGTTTTATTTGGATTGGCAGCGGCCTGGGAATTCAGCCTGGGAAACGTTGAAGGGCTGTTGGTAGGGGGCCTGTTATTTGAAGCCAGTTTAATTCTTGATTGTGTCGACGGCCAACTGGCCAGAGCTAAAAACATGGCGAGTGATCTCGGACGATTGATCGATGGAGTCGGGGGTTATATTGCCAACCTGGGTGTTGTGGTGGGTATTGGTCTCGGTTTCTCTGAAACAATCCCCACTCTGTTCGGGCTGACCTTCATCACTATTTTGAGAGCCATCGCCTACGATTATTCTAAACAGGCAATGACCGCCCGAATCAAGGATGGAGAAGATTGGGCTCAAATGGAACAAGACAAAATCGAATCCCAGATGAAATCCACTCCATCAGTGTTACTTACGTTGTATCATGGGTATCTCAGGTTTCAGCGCATGGTATTTGAAGGACGTTCTGGTGCAGCTAATTCTTCAAAAAAATCATGGCCCACAGATCAAAGGATTGCATTCTATAAGGCCAACAAAAAGGTTTTATCTCTTTGGAAATGGAACGGACCAGACCTCGTTTTTTTTATTATGGCCTTAGGTGGAGTGACAGGCAGTCTACCGGCACTACTTTTGCCTTTGACAATAATTGCCGCTGCCCAGTTAATCTTAACCCTTTACATCCACAACACCCGGATACGGTATGAGACGTCTTCTTAA
- a CDS encoding NAD(P)-dependent oxidoreductase — protein sequence MNAISNLEGTAVLVTGGTGFIGSHLVEALINRGCRVHCIVRKSSNLKWLPTQNITLHETDITNPELPDDCLNEIQHVFHCAGLTSAKTRQDYFEVNADACRALFELLIPHADHLNSIIHLSSLAAIGPSPNPPDPVNDETPCHPVTHYGKSKLAGEKIALEYCERLPMVVIRPPVVYGEREQNFFSYLQKLKQGWRIQVGNEPRHLSIVNVHDLVKAILLAAESPEKENPVYLVTDGEVYSWEEVSRIASNILNVNPRKLTLPLSLIRFAGMVSEMKGALLNQPAFLDRQRVKDIRQLAWTASADKFFNAYDFRPEYSLERGLKITLDWYKEKGWL from the coding sequence ATGAACGCAATCTCCAATCTTGAGGGAACCGCCGTTCTCGTCACCGGCGGAACGGGTTTCATCGGAAGCCATCTGGTAGAAGCCCTCATCAATCGGGGCTGCCGTGTTCATTGTATTGTCAGAAAATCTTCAAATTTAAAATGGCTCCCCACTCAAAACATCACCCTGCATGAAACTGATATCACAAACCCGGAATTACCCGACGATTGTCTCAATGAAATTCAACATGTGTTTCATTGTGCAGGCCTTACCTCCGCCAAAACCCGGCAGGATTACTTTGAGGTGAACGCGGATGCCTGCCGAGCCCTATTCGAACTTTTGATACCCCATGCTGATCACTTGAATTCGATCATCCACTTAAGCAGCCTCGCCGCTATAGGGCCTTCCCCCAATCCTCCGGATCCTGTGAACGATGAGACCCCCTGTCATCCCGTCACTCATTATGGAAAATCAAAGCTCGCAGGAGAAAAAATCGCTCTCGAATACTGTGAACGACTGCCAATGGTGGTGATTCGACCTCCTGTGGTTTACGGTGAAAGAGAACAGAACTTTTTTTCCTACCTCCAGAAGCTAAAACAGGGATGGCGCATACAAGTTGGGAATGAACCGAGACACCTGTCGATCGTTAATGTACACGACCTTGTGAAAGCCATTTTATTGGCCGCTGAGTCTCCTGAAAAAGAAAACCCCGTTTATCTGGTAACAGATGGCGAGGTTTATTCATGGGAAGAGGTGTCTCGAATTGCCTCGAATATTCTCAATGTCAATCCCAGAAAGCTGACCCTGCCTTTAAGCCTCATCCGTTTTGCAGGTATGGTCTCCGAAATGAAAGGCGCTTTGTTGAATCAACCTGCGTTTCTGGATAGACAGAGAGTTAAAGATATTCGCCAGCTAGCCTGGACCGCATCGGCAGATAAGTTTTTCAACGCTTATGATTTTCGTCCGGAATATTCGTTAGAAAGAGGGCTAAAAATCACCCTCGACTGGTACAAGGAAAAGGGATGGCTGTGA
- a CDS encoding pyridoxal phosphate-dependent aminotransferase family protein: MPPHQRKNKIISVLKEKFDFQSAHLRTTNNKGDGILSKCFNYDAPNQVKELDIYPFFKVIEGMNGARVTIDGKDLVTVSTNNYLGLTHDIRVIESSQKALTDFGSGCTGSRFLNGTLSLHKTLEKELSEFISQEDCIVMSTGYQANQGTIACLLGRQDIAFSDRENHASIYEGCAVAPGKTVRYHHNDMDHLEHLLKKFSDVDGKLIITDSVFSMSGDIANLPGIVKLARDYKANVMVDEAHGLGVMGNRGQGLTHYYNLEKEIDLYVGTFSKSLGSIGGFVGGNAKITEYIRHKASAFIFTAALPPASVAGVTRALDILISEPERLNRLQDNTAYIKKGFFDMGFQINNNQVPIVPIKIGDETLTLYFNKLLFENGIFAGVAVSPVVPPFHAMIRSSYTSCHTRQELDHILATFKKLGTDLGIIAQ; the protein is encoded by the coding sequence ATCCCCCCCCATCAGCGTAAAAATAAAATCATCTCCGTACTTAAGGAGAAATTTGATTTTCAGAGTGCTCACCTTCGTACCACGAACAATAAAGGTGACGGCATTCTGTCCAAATGTTTCAACTACGACGCTCCAAACCAGGTCAAGGAACTCGACATTTACCCCTTCTTCAAGGTTATCGAGGGAATGAATGGAGCGCGTGTGACCATTGACGGAAAAGACCTCGTAACAGTCTCAACCAACAATTACCTGGGGCTCACTCACGATATTCGCGTCATCGAATCCAGTCAAAAAGCATTGACCGATTTTGGATCCGGCTGCACTGGCAGTCGTTTTTTGAATGGCACATTGAGTCTTCATAAAACCCTTGAAAAAGAACTATCCGAATTCATCAGTCAGGAAGACTGTATCGTCATGTCTACCGGCTACCAGGCCAATCAGGGAACTATCGCCTGCCTCCTTGGACGACAGGACATCGCTTTTTCAGACCGGGAAAATCACGCAAGTATTTACGAAGGTTGTGCTGTAGCACCCGGAAAGACGGTTCGTTACCATCACAATGACATGGACCACCTGGAACATCTGCTGAAGAAATTTTCTGATGTCGACGGAAAGTTGATAATCACCGATAGTGTCTTCAGCATGAGTGGCGATATTGCTAATTTGCCCGGGATCGTGAAACTGGCACGGGACTATAAAGCCAACGTCATGGTGGATGAGGCGCATGGACTGGGTGTCATGGGCAACAGAGGGCAGGGACTCACCCACTATTACAATCTTGAAAAGGAAATCGACCTTTATGTTGGCACCTTTTCAAAAAGTCTTGGTTCCATCGGCGGGTTTGTCGGTGGCAATGCAAAAATAACGGAATACATCAGGCACAAAGCCTCCGCTTTTATTTTTACCGCAGCCCTCCCCCCGGCTTCAGTTGCAGGGGTGACCCGGGCGCTGGACATTCTGATCAGCGAACCCGAGCGTCTCAACCGTTTGCAGGACAATACGGCCTACATCAAAAAAGGGTTTTTCGATATGGGATTCCAGATCAACAACAATCAGGTTCCCATTGTTCCCATCAAAATTGGTGATGAAACCTTGACGCTTTACTTCAATAAACTCCTGTTTGAAAATGGGATTTTTGCCGGTGTAGCAGTTTCCCCAGTAGTTCCTCCCTTCCATGCGATGATCCGCAGTAGTTATACCAGTTGTCACACGCGACAAGAACTGGACCACATCCTCGCAACCTTTAAAAAACTCGGGACCGATCTCGGCATCATTGCACAGTAG